The genomic window ATCAATTGATCAATGATACAATATCTTTCTATCCTGACCGTTCAATAAGTTTGTGATAATTGATATGAAGGGAGAATCGGTCCCGTTTTTCGTGTTCATGAAAAGCATAATGCCGGCGATATTAGCGTATGTTAAACACACGAGCTTATTAGACTCGACACGGTCATAAGTTTTTAGGTCACTGTATCTTTTCAGGATAAGGGACCGTGTTCTTCCACGTGTTATCGAACATGGTCTTCATCATGCGGGCCAGGTCTTCCTGGTTTATCCAGATGCCCATCTCCTTGCCGGTAGACTTGAAGTCATCCTCGGGATATTCCGCAAAAAGGACCTCTATGTCGTCCACAAGCACGAACCGGATATATGGCAGCGTATCAATGCACCTGAGATCCACCAGGCGGGACAGCTTCAGGGCAATGTCGTTGACCTCGGGCGTGACCGGAGCAATAAAGCGGACTTTTACGTCCCTGTTCCTGAACTCGGACGCCTTGTCGCTAAAATATTTATAAAACCGTACAATACCGTTCGCCGTGGTCATTATGTCGCAGCCGTTATCGCACCTCGAGAACATCTCGTCGACCAGCTTATAGATATTTTGCCTGCCATAGTACAGGAGAACGCTTGCCTGATCGTTCGAGGGTATCGCCTCTTTTGGCCTGATATCGGAAAGAAGCCTCTCCCTGGCCATGTGGAGGTTGCTCATCTCCTTTTCCCTCTCCTCTATCAGGATATCCAGGCCTTCGTCGAGCGGCACCGCCCTGTACCTGTTGATAGCCTCCGGTATTATCGTCACGAGCCCTCTGTTCTGGAGCCCTTTCAGGACAGAATACGTGTGTGGGCGCGGCAGGCCTGATATGTTCGAGACCTTGCTGGCCTCCATCGCACCCCTGGTGACAAGGGTGAGAAAGACCTTTGCCTCATATTCCGTAAGCCCGAACATCGTTAATGTCGATATTGTCTTTTCGTCGAACTGCTGGTTCATATGGCTACGTACAAACATGTTATACGTCTATATATAGATTTATTCCAACCTTTCGATTGGAATTATATACCAACTGGAGGGTAGAAGATGCTGGGTATTAATGACACCTGGATATTAATGGGTTACATACTTACGATCGGTTTTACGCTGGCCTGCATCCTGTACGGTCTGCTTAACTGGAATAAAGGCGGGGATGAGCATGGCAGTTGATACGCTCACGTTCACAGCCGTTACCATAATTTACCTCATAGCTTTAATGGCCCTGGCATACATGGGCTATAAGAAGACTAAGGAAGCCGAAGATTTCATGCTCGCCGGCAGAAAGGTACACCCTGCACTTATTGCCTTGTCCTACGGGGCGACGTTCATAAGCACGTCGGCTATCGTCGGGTTCGGCGGTACGGCAGCGTATTTCGGCATGGGCCTGATATGGCTTACGGTGCTTAATATCGGCATAGGTATATTGCTCGCTTTCGTCGTGTTCGGGAAGAAGACACGTGAGATCGGCAGTAAATTAAAAGCAGTGACTTTCCCCGACCTTATGGGAAAGATATTCAAGTCCAGGTTCATGCAATATGCAAGCGGACTGATAATCGTCGTCGGAATGCCGCTTTACGCCTCAGCCGTACTTATCGGCGGCGCAAGGTTCATAGAGACGACCTTTAACATATCCTACACTACGGCATTACTGGGTTTTGCCATTATCACCGCAGTGTACGTCATTACCGGCGGACTGCTCGCTGTCATCTATACCGATACCTTACAGGGCATCATCATGCTCGTCGGCATGACGATCCTGATCGCTTTCCTGTATGTCAACCTCGGGGGCATCACACAGGCTAACGAAGCCCTTACGGAAATGGCCGGGCTCGTACCTTCAAGCCTTGCCGCCACCGGTCATACCGGGTGGACATCGATGCCATCCGCAGGCTCGCCGATATGGTATACTCTGGTCACGACCATCATACTCGGGGTCGGAATAGGCGTCCTGGCCCAGCCTCAGCTTGTAGTGCGCTTCATGACGGCCAAAGATGACCGGTCGCTCAACAGGGCAGTGCCCATAGGCGGCGTCTTCATACTCATGATGACCGGAGTGGTGTTCACTGTCGGAGCGCTGACGAACGTATACTTCTACCAAAAGACCGGGATGCTGGCATTTGATGCCGCAGGGAAGAACCTCGACTCTATCATTCCCGCATATATCAACGCCGCGATGCCGGACTGGTTCGTCATCCTGTTCATGCTCACGCTCCTTGCGGCGGCAATGTCCACGCTCAGCGCGTTATTCCATACTATGGGCACGGCGCTCGGCAACGATCTTCTGAGCCGCGCGAAAAATTACAGGCTTACGTTATGGAAGAACAGGGCCGGCGTCACGTTCATGATCATCGTCAGCATCATACTGGCTTTCATTATGCCCGGAAGCATCATCGCCAGGGCCACTGCAATGTTCATGGGACTATGCGCCTCTGCTTTCCTCCCTGCTTTCACACACGGCCTGTTCAGTAAAAACCCGTCCAAGAGGGCAGCCATCACCAGCCTGGTCGTCGGTTCCGGTGCCTGGTCCCTGTGGACAGCATTCGTACACATAAAAGAATCAGAAGCTCTCGGGCTATGTCAGATACTCTTCGGAAAGGCCGCGCTGCTCGGTTCTCCCTGGACTGTTGTAGACCCGCTGATAATAGCGCTGCCACTCGCAGCTATGTCACTTGCCGTAGTATGGGCGCTTGATAGCTACGTTTGGACGAAAAAAGAAAGCGGCTCCAAAGAGCCTGCCATATAAGAAGATAACCTGTCTTCATCCCGGGGCATGCCTGATCATGGGCATGCTCCTGCTTTTATTTTTTTAATACGGCCTCTGCATACTGTATGCCCACGCCGTAAGCTCCGGCATGCTCTTTTGCCACCTTCAGGACTTCGTCATAAGTCTCCTGTCGCGCCCAATCCCTCTGTAGTTCCAGCAGCACCTGCAGCCAGGTCACCGGCACCGCACCTGCCTGTATCATCCGATGCATCGCCATGTCATGTGCCACTTCGCTTACGTCTCCGCATGCGTCCGCTACCACATACACCTCGTACCCGGCCTCAAGCGCATTGATGGCGGGCAGGGCGACGCATATCTCGGTCCATAGTCCCGCTATGAGCAACTTTTTTCTGCCCGACATTTTAATGGAATCCACGACATCTTCGTCTTCCATAAAATTCATGTTCGTACGGTCTATGGGTTTCACGTCCGGGAAAACCTCCTGCAACTGTGAGAACATCGGGCCGCTGAAGCTTTTTTCTGCTACTGTCGTCAGGATCGTGGGTATCCTGAATATTTTGGCGGACCTGGCGAGCCCGACTGCGTTGTTGATCAATAGCTGGTCGTCTATCGAGTTTACCGCGAATGCCATCTGGGGCTGAAAATCGACAAGGATAAGCATGCAATTATCAGGGGTCAGCAGCCCGTGTATCTTTCCTTTCATAACATCCTCCTCTATATGGGCTACCATCTATGTTTTTAAATTTCTTTACAATATATGTTACAGAAAAAAATACCTATGAATTAAAAAGTTCACAGGACCCGGTAAATCGTCACGTTTTCATTACAGTAGAGCTTTTCAAAATAGCCTGTATCATCGAACTTTGTGAAGTTTATTTCACTGCAAGGAACACGCCATCCAGTATAAAGCGCCCGCGAAGGGACAAATATATAGTTCGCGTTCTCCGATCTGGCCAGCATGTTAGCCCGCCCGGCGCTATCTGTCTTATATATCTCCGTAGTGTTTGCCATTTTTCCTACGGGGTCCGGCGCATTGGCCCAATCTCCACCGACCGATGAGGCTCTCGTCGTCATACCCATTATCAGCTCGGCGCTAAATATGTCCGCGATAAATTTTTCCGACCTGTCAGTGTTGTTCAGTATCCATTCAGTTGACCTGAACTCGCCCTCTGAAACGATCCGGTTATAATGCAGGTCGGCCTGGTACTTTATCTCCGGCAGCGGCAGGCCCATATTATCCCTGCTTTCTTCCGGCAGCCTGGACAGTATCCGCCCGACCTCGTCATCGATAATGTCGGGCAGGTATTTTCTGGCCTCGTCAAGGCTTGTTTGTAGACTTAAAAAGTATCCGAAGTATATCATGACAAGGAACATCGCCAGCACTGCTGCTGTCCTTACGCGGTCCTTTCCGGCCTTATCCATATCAGAGCGGCTTATGTTTACACTATACTTAAATCTTGCCTGTCAGGCAGGGTCCTGAAATAACGGTCCATAAATTATTTGTCTATACTGTTTGATGCTCAAGCCTGAGGTGTGCATACCCTTGAAAACATATATTATATTTGAGCGATACTTATGGCATTGAGGTCACAGGATGCCCGCTAAAAAAGATGCCTTCCATAAATGTATCCGGAATGGTATCGACTTACTGGACCTTCAATTCATTATCGGAGAAAATTAAATAATATAATCTGGCCGTATATTTTATGGGATGTATAGTTATGGAGCGCGACTATTACACGATGGACGATTTTTCTTTTGATGGAAAGACTGTGCTGCTTAGAGTGGAGTTTAATTCACCAATGGGCCCTAAAGGCGAGATACTCGACGATAAGAGGATCAGGGAAAGTCTGCCGACCATAAAGGGACTGGAAGACTCGAAGCTGGTGCTTCTTGCCCACCAGAGCAGGCCCGGGAAAAAGGATTTCACCACCATGGAAGAGCACGCCAGGCGCCTCCAGAAGTACGTAAAACAAAACGTAAGGTACGTGGACGACATTTTTGGCTGGAACGCCAGGTCTCATATCATGAACATGGAAAAGGGCGACGTCCTGATGCTTGAGAACGTCAGGTTTTATTCCGAAGAGACGCTGGAGCAAAGCCCTGAAGCCCACTCAAAGACACATCTCGTTAAAAAACTTGCACCTGTCGCGCAGATCTTCCTGAACGATGCCTTTGGCGCTTCCCACCGGTCCCAGTGTTCGCTGGTCGGCTTCACTCCCGTGCTGCCGTCAGGCGCCGGCAGGCTGATGGAAAAGGAGATAGATTCCCTCAACGAAGCGCTGACGGGAGGAGGGGAGACGATATACGTCCTCGGCGGCGCCAAGGTGGACGACAGCATAAGCGTCACAAAGAACGTGCTCGAGAAAAAGATCGCGAGCAAGGTCCTGGTCACAGGGGTCGTAGCGAACGTGTTCATGGCCGCGAGCGGCATAAGGATAGGAAAGCCTAACATGGACTTCCTGGAGAAAAACGATTATATCGGCCAGATCGACCTGGCAAAGACCATTCTTAAGGCTTTTGACGGCAAGGTCGTATTGCCGTCGGATGTAGCGATAAACAAGGACGGAAAGCGCGAGGAGATAAACGTCATGGATCTGCCGACGGACTATCTTATATCCGACATAGGGCAGGCGACAATACTGAGCTTCTCCGACATGATAAGGCATGCGGATAAGGTCATCATCAACGGCCCCTCCGGCATATTCGAGAACCCGGAGTTCAGCGCCGGCACGAACGACATACTGATGGCCGCCACCAGGGCGAAATTCTCCGTGATAGGCGGAGGCCACAGCTCTGCGGCAGTGGAGCAGCTTGGCATCGAGGACCGGATCTCGCATGTTTCTACGGGCGGCGGGGCCTGCATAGACTTCCTGTCGGGCAAGAACATGCCGGCGATAGAGGCATTAAAGGCTGCAAAGGCAAGGATACAAAAATAAGCGTGTTAACCGGCCGTAAGGCCTTAATTTTTCTATTTGCTGGCTTATCGATCTTTGAAGTATCTTTGTAATATCAGGATAACGTATTTTCATTATTTATAAAAAGTGTATTTCGTCCCGAATGCCAGGCTTTTTACCATTATTATGCAATGGTATGCCGGCAGAATTTGCCGGTCAAAAAAGAAAAGCCTAATAAGCGTTCGCGTCTTGTTAATATACATTTGAGATGATAACATGACCAGCGATGTGTTTTTCGCGAGCTTCAGGGCAAGGTCGCCGGGAGAGAACAAGCTAAGCAAGATAAAAAAGCTATTTTCGGAGTCGGGTTTCAACGAGCTGATCGATGAGGATGATCTCACGGCCATCAAGGTCCATTTTGGCGAGGCCGGTAACGATACATTTGTAAGCCCCATCTTTATCAGGCCGGTAGTAGACAGGGTGAAGAGAAACATGGGAAAGCCGTTCGTGACCGATACGGCCACTCTCTATAACGGATACAGGCGGAACGCGGTCGACCATGTCACCACGGCAATAACTCACGGGTTCGGCTTTTCGGTGCTGGACGCGCCGGTGATAATCGCGGACGGTCTCACCGGCAATGACCATGTGGAAGTGGAGATAGAAAAAGGGCACTTTAAGACTGTCAGGATCGCCAGTGGTATCCATGAGGCAGATAGCATGATCGTCATGTCCCACTTTAAAGGGCACTGTATGGCAGGGTTCGGAGGCGCCATTAAGAACCTGGCCATGGGATGCGCTCCACCCGCAGGAAAACTTGAGCAGCATTGCGCGAAGGCCATGGTCGATACGGACAAGTGCATAGGGTGCGGGAAGTGCTCGAAGGCATGCGAATACTACGCCATACACATCGTAGACAAAAAGTCAAGGGTCGATGAAGAAAAATGCATATCCTGCGGGGAGTGTGCCGCAGCATGCCCCGAGTACGCCATAGACTTCGACTGGGAGAAGGATGTGCCCGTATTCATCGAAAAAATGGTGGAATACGCTTATGGGGCGGTAAAGGATAAAAAGGGAAAAGCAGGCTATATCAACTTCCTGATGAACATTACGCCTGACTGTGACTGCGCCCCGTTCAGTGATACGCCCATTGTTCCGGACATAGGCATACTTGCATCAAAGGACCCTGTGGCGATAGACAAAGCCAGCGTTGACCTTGTTAATAAGCAGATAGGCATTCAGGCATCGATGCTTGCCTGTAACCTTGAGGAAGGAAAGGACAAGTTCAGGGGACTGTGGGATAACGTGGATGGCAACAGACAGCTTGTGTACGGGGAAAAGATCGGTCTCGGCAGCACAGATTACCGACTGATAGAGATCTAAAAAACGCATATTTTTTAGGATTAAGCCCTTTATTGCTCGGGAGCGAGTTTTTCAAGGCCTCTCGGGCAGAACCCCAGCGCGAGCCATTCGCATCCGCGGCAGATGTCCTTGAAATCTTCGGGTCTTATCTTTTCTTTGATCAACGTGTACAGGTCTTTGGCTTTGAACCTGTCTCCCGGTTTTATGCCAAGCTTGTTCATGACCCTGCGGTCCATCTCTTTCACCGTAGAGTCAAGCTTAAGGCCGCCTTTGAAGCAATCCTCTCCCTGGGCGTTAGGGCATGCAAGGCAAATAACGTCGCAGCTATCAACTACTTCGATCTCCATGTCCGGGTTCTGGTCTATCATGCGTTTTACCTTATAAAAGTTTTTTATGAACTCCGCGGTGTAACCTACGCCCTGAAAGCCCAGCATACATAAAAGATGATGGGCGCGAAGCGGTATACCTTTGAAATCCCCGGCATTTGCCTTTTTTACCATGTCCTGTTAAATATATATTAATACGTTATAAACATTTTGAATTCAAACTACTTTGAACTTCTTTTTATCAATTTCCAAGCAGATAACTTTTTTATTATAATGCGGATAACAAACTTATATTGACATATAATTGAGGTGATCTTTTTTACATCCGACCTGACACCACTGCTCAAGCCCCGCACTATCGCGGTGATAGGCGCCTCCGGGAACGAGTCCAAATGGGGATATAAGGTTTTCCACAATATCATCAGTAACAGGTATAAAGGCAAAGCATACCCCGTAAACCCTTCGGCTGACGAAATTTTAGGAAATAAGTGCTATCGGTCGATAGGCGACGTGCCTGACGAGATCGACCTTGCTGTCATCATAGTGCCCGCCCCGGTAGCCCTGAAAGTCGTCGATGAGTGCGGAGAAAAAGGCGTAAAGACATTATGTGTCATAACGGCAGGATTTAGCGAAGTGGGACCTGAAGGCGCAAAACTGGAAAAGATACTTAAAGAGAAAGTGAAGGGCTACGGCATGAGGATGCTCGGCCCCAATACGATGGGTTTTGTAAACCGGAGCATAGGGCTGAACGCAAGCATCGTTCCGCGGATGCCGTACAGGGGAGAGATCTCTTTTATAAGCCAGAGCGGGGCTCTCGGGCTCGCTCTTGCAGACTGGGCTCTCGGGTCTCAGCTGGGGCTTAACTGCATCATAAGCACGGGAAACAAGGCCGACATATCCGAGGCCGACCTGCTTGAGTTTTTCGAGGAAGATGCCGATACATGGACCATAGCGATGTACATCGAAGGGCTAAAGGACGGCAGAAAGTTCATGAATTCCGCGCTAAAGGTCAAAAAGCCAATGCTCGCCATAAAGTCGGGCGTCAGCCAGGCCGGAGCACGGGCGGCAGCATCGCATACCGGCAGCCTGGCCGGTTCGGACTCGGTATATGACGCGGCATTCAGGCAAAGCGGCGTCATACGCGTGGAAGGCGTGGAAGGTATGTTCGATGCCGCAATGGCGCTGTCGACGCAGCCCCGCCCGAAAGGCAACAGGGTGGCCATACTGTCTAATGGAGGGGGAGCCGCAATAATGGCAAGCGACGCCTGTGAGCGAAGGGGCATGAAAGTCCCGCCGCTCAATAAATATACAAGCGCGGGCATCGCGAGACTGCTTCCGGCTTTCGCTTCGGTCAAAAACCCTGTCGATACTGTAGCAATGTCTGATTATGAGCTCTACAGGGAATCTCTGAAGATCCTGATAAACGATGACGACATAGACTGTGTCATGGTCATTTATGCGCACGGCGGATTTACCGACGCCATGGAGCCTGCAAATGCGGTAGTGGACGCGCTGAAGGAGAAATATCCTAAACCTCTCGTCGCCTGCTGGATGGGCGGGGAAGATATAGAGAGCGTTGCCAGGATGTTCAGGAAAAACCGCGTGCCTTATTATCCCGTTCCTGAAAGGGCCGCCGAGTCGCTCCGGTGCCTTATCGACTATAATAATTTCTTAACCGCGAGGTCTAAAAATGATGCTGGATGAACTTAAAGCAAAGTCGCTGCTAGGGGATTTTGATATTCCCGTGAACGATGGCCGTGAAGTGCTTGACGTGGACGATGCGGTGAAGGCAGCCGGCAGCATCGGGTTCCCGGTGGCGATGAAAGTGTTATCCCAAAAGATCTCGCATAAGAGCGACCTGGGCCTTGTCAGGCTGGACATAAGCTCCTCGGAAGGCGTCAGGGATGCCTACGAACATATCCTATCAAAGGCAAAAAGTATCGATCCCGGGGCAAGGGTAGTCGTAGAGACCATGGCGCCTGACGGTACTGAGGTCATCGTCGGCGCAAAAAGAGACCCTCAGTTCGGCCCTGTCATACTTTTCGGGCTCGGAGGCATCTTTGTGGAAGTATTCAAGGATGTTTCCCTGAGAGTAGCACCTGTGAACAAAAAAATGGCAATGAACATGATCGGCGGGATCAAAGGATACGTCATACTTAAAGGATACAGGGGAAAAAACGGCGTAGACATTGACGCCCTGGCTGACATAATAGTCAAAGTGTCCGATCTCATGATGTCAAGGAAAGATGTCCAGGAACTGGACGCTAATCCGGTCATCGCATATGAAAAGGGTGCTGTCGCGGTCGATGCTCGCGTCCTTTTAAAAGATTAGCTATGATGTCAGCGGCGGTACACCGGGGCCGGCGCATCAAACGGCGCCCCTGCGGCCTTTTCATACTGTCGGGGATCTTTTATACCGTAGCAGCGCGACTCCATCGCTATAGCTACCCTGTCAGCCCTGTTAGATAACGCATATAATAATGGGACCGTTATCGATAATATTCCCTTTAACGCATTGACCGGTCCTTTAAAGCTCACGCCCCTGGATTCCTGGGCCATCCTTATCGATTGATACTCGGAGTATATCACCGGCAGAAATGTGATCGCCAGCATCATCATCGTCGCTATGTCCCTGCCTATCTCTGTCTTAGTGACCCTGCTCAGCGGCCTTAACGATCTCTCGACGGTATCTGCGAACTCTGTCTCCGACGTTGTTATGGTGACCACGGATCCTGCCAGGTACAGCAGTATCATCCTCGCCGCCGAGGCCGCGGCAAGCTCCGCGCCTGTCGAAGTTATATCGACGATCCAAAAAGACGCAAGGACATCGCCGCCTTCTACAAGCACTGCCTGTGCTATCGATATGACGGCTATCACCGGTATCGCGGGTAAAAACAGCCTTAGCAAACTGTTGATATTCACCCTGAGCGCGAGCATCGATATGATGGTCACGGCGAACAGTATGGCGAATTCATACGCCCCTGAGAGCATGACTGTCAGTATGCCGAAAATAGCCAGAGCGAATATCTTCGTACCCGCGGATATCTTCATTTTCCCGCCCTCCCAGTTATCTGTGCGAAAATATTGTCGGCCAATTTTTCAGGAGTAAAGGCATTTCCGGGTTCGAGCCCCATTTTTTCAAGTTTTCGGGACAGAAGGACTGTATCAGGCAGCGGTAAGCCCATAGATTCAAGGCTATCATATCTCACAAGGCTATCGGGCATATCATCTGCGATAATGCTTCCGGAGTCCATTACTATGGCACGGCTGCAAGCCCCGAGCATATGGGCAAGGCCGTGGGACGCGACAACTATGGTCATACCTTTATCGTTGAGGCTCATTAAAGTCCTCAACACCTGCTTCTTTCCCTTAAGGTCAAGCCCTGCAGTAGGCTCATCGAGAAACAGGTATTCGGGCTCCGTGGCTATAACGCATGCGATGGCGGCAAGTCTTTTCTGGCCGTGGCTAAGCTCCTTCGGTGATATGTCCAGCGATCTTTCATCAAGTCCCACTGAAGCTATAGACCTCAAGACCTTTTCGCCAATCAGACTTTTATCGACTCCCATGTTCTTGATGCCGAAAGCCACGTCATCGTACAATGTCCTTTCGAAGAGCGCCCGCTCCGGGAACTGGACTGCGAAAGCTACCTTGCGGCGGCATCTTTCGGGAGATACCCCGTTGATCGTCACCGACCCTTTTTTAGGCTTTAAAAATCCTGCCATGCATTTTAATAGGGTGGTTTTTCCCGAGCCGTTACGGCCTGCGACCATTACGAACTCGCCATTGCCTATCTTAAGCGTCACGTTGTTCAGGGCGCGGGCTTCGCCGGGCTCGCCGGGGCTATACATATGTGTTACACCCTTTAGCTCCAGTGGCAAATCTCTCTCACCGCCCCTTCAACGCTCCAAAGGTCGCCTGTGTCCGCTCCGAGCTTTTTCAGCCTTTTGGAGAACCTTAACATCTGGGGCACGTCTACGCCTATACTTTCAAGTTCTTCATGCCGGGAAAATATCTCCTCCGGAGTTCCCCGCATGGCTATTTTACCGTTATCCACGACGAAGATCTCATCGGCCAGCAAAGCCTCTGCAGGGTCGTGCGTTACAAGAACGATCCCTCTGTATCCGCTCTTTAATTTCCCGATGATTTCCCTTACCAGCCCGGTCCCTTCGCCGTCAAGGAGCGATGTGGGCTCGTCCATGGCTATATATGAGGGGTTCATTGCAAGGACTCCTGCGATCGATAAAAGCTGCTTTTGCCCGCCGGAAAGGTCATGAACGCTCTTATCGGCCATTTTCTCAAGCCCTACAAGACTGAGAGATTCTATTGCCACGGCAAGGGATTCAAATGATGAAAACCCGAGGTTCTTTGGACCGAACGCCACGTCGTCCAGGACTTTTCTGGATACCAGCTGGTCCTCGGGATCCTGAAATACCATCCCAACTTGACGCCTCGCATAATACATATCGTCCCTGGTATTGATGCCGTCCACAAGGCAATCCCCGGAGCCCGGCAATAAAAGGCCGTTCATCAGCCTTATCATCGTGCTTTTTCCCGAGGCGTTAGGTCCCATGATCGCGATGACCTTCCCCTTCTTTATTTCAAGAGAAACGTCCTTCAGGACCTCTTTGCTCCCGTAAGAAACTGAAACATTTTTAAGCTCTATCAAATCCGGACCTCTTTTAATCGCTAAGTCTGAACCTGGTGGCGATATATGCTGCCACTAACACCTTGATAATGTCTCCCGGTATGAAGGGCAACACTCCGACCAGCAGCGCTGTGTCAGGGGCCATATGCGCGACCAGCATGAGCTGTGCGGCTCCGCATATGTATATCATCAGCGTCCCGAGAGACATGGCAATTAAGTACTGCATGTAGCCGGGTTTTTGATATTTTTTAATGATCATCCCGATCAATATGGCGCATAAAACGAACCCTATGAGGTAACCGCCGGTAGGCCCGATAAGGACTCCAAGGCCCGACTGTCCTCTTGAAAAGACCGGGAGGCCGACAAGTCCCAGCAATATGTATACTATCATGGACAGCCCGCCGAAATACGATCCGAGCACGCCTCCTGCAAGTATGACGAAAAAAGTCTGCAATGTCAGCGGAATGATGCCCAGCGGTATGGTTATCCACGCACCAACGGCCGTAAGCGCGGCGAACAGAGATGCATAGACCATTTTATTGACATAGCTTCTTTCAGGGACGCCCTGCATAAATTGTAAACCTCAAAAAATAGAAGGTTTACAAATATTTAAAACTTGCCAGAGTATCAACACGTTGACTATGCCTGTATCACTCCGGTATCTTGCCTGATGACAAATTCATATCTTAGATCTCAGCAGGAAATAAGCCACTATGGCGAGCATGAATATCGAAGAGCCTACTAGTATGATGATACCGTTCATGTTATCATTGTCAGGCGGGGGTGTAGGCGTAACCGTTGGCGATGGTGTCGGTGTCGCTGTCGGTGTAGGCACTATTGTCGGCGTGGGCAATGGCACGGCATTCGCAGGGCTTATCTTAGAGAGCACTGGAGTATACTTATCCTCCCTTCCGGAATCGCCCAGCTGTCCGTACTGGTTATTTCCCCATGCGAGCACGGAACCATCATCTCTCAGCGCCAGGCAGTGCGAGGGCCCTGCTGATATCATTTTGACATTATAGAGGCCGTATATCATCGATGGAGCGCTTACCGGGACATTACTTAGCTCTCCGTTCCCGAGCTGCCCGTATTCATTATTACCCCATGCCCATACCGATCCGTCTCTCTTCACGGCTACAGAATATGAGCCGCCCGAGGCTATCAGCTTCACGTTATCCAGCCCGCTGATCTTTACTGGCGTTAAACTACGCTCTGTGCTGTCATTGCCAGGCTGTACCTGAGCGTTACTTCCCCATGCCCATACCTGGCCGTTCTTATCGAGCGCGAGGGAGCAGGTGTAACCGGCTGATAACGAATCCGCCGCCAGCAGATCAGTAACGCTTACCGGGTCAATGCTGTTCAGTGTCGTGCCATCGCCAAGCTGGCCTTCCTTGTTTTGACCGAGGGCGTATACCCCCCTCATTTTGTTAGCCGCCAGTAAATGATGGCTTCCTGCAGCGATACTGTTTATCAGGTCCAGGTCCTCTATCATGACCGGGCCCTTAAGGCTTTCATTCTTCGCGTCGACAGCCTTTCCTAAAAAGTTATAGCCCCATGTCCATACAGTCCCGTCATATTTTAGGGCTATGACGCTCTCGTTCATGACCACTATATCCCTGACGGACGTCAAACCGGCTACCTGTACAGGAACATCGCTTTCAACGCACGTCCCGTCGCCAAGCTGGCCATAACGGTTATTTCCCCAGCCCCATACGGTGCCGT from Methanooceanicella nereidis includes these protein-coding regions:
- a CDS encoding energy-coupling factor transporter transmembrane component T family protein translates to MKISAGTKIFALAIFGILTVMLSGAYEFAILFAVTIISMLALRVNINSLLRLFLPAIPVIAVISIAQAVLVEGGDVLASFWIVDITSTGAELAAASAARMILLYLAGSVVTITTSETEFADTVERSLRPLSRVTKTEIGRDIATMMMLAITFLPVIYSEYQSIRMAQESRGVSFKGPVNALKGILSITVPLLYALSNRADRVAIAMESRCYGIKDPRQYEKAAGAPFDAPAPVYRR
- a CDS encoding acetate--CoA ligase family protein, which gives rise to MIFFTSDLTPLLKPRTIAVIGASGNESKWGYKVFHNIISNRYKGKAYPVNPSADEILGNKCYRSIGDVPDEIDLAVIIVPAPVALKVVDECGEKGVKTLCVITAGFSEVGPEGAKLEKILKEKVKGYGMRMLGPNTMGFVNRSIGLNASIVPRMPYRGEISFISQSGALGLALADWALGSQLGLNCIISTGNKADISEADLLEFFEEDADTWTIAMYIEGLKDGRKFMNSALKVKKPMLAIKSGVSQAGARAAASHTGSLAGSDSVYDAAFRQSGVIRVEGVEGMFDAAMALSTQPRPKGNRVAILSNGGGAAIMASDACERRGMKVPPLNKYTSAGIARLLPAFASVKNPVDTVAMSDYELYRESLKILINDDDIDCVMVIYAHGGFTDAMEPANAVVDALKEKYPKPLVACWMGGEDIESVARMFRKNRVPYYPVPERAAESLRCLIDYNNFLTARSKNDAG
- a CDS encoding acetate--CoA ligase family protein yields the protein MMLDELKAKSLLGDFDIPVNDGREVLDVDDAVKAAGSIGFPVAMKVLSQKISHKSDLGLVRLDISSSEGVRDAYEHILSKAKSIDPGARVVVETMAPDGTEVIVGAKRDPQFGPVILFGLGGIFVEVFKDVSLRVAPVNKKMAMNMIGGIKGYVILKGYRGKNGVDIDALADIIVKVSDLMMSRKDVQELDANPVIAYEKGAVAVDARVLLKD
- a CDS encoding biotin transporter BioY, with product MQGVPERSYVNKMVYASLFAALTAVGAWITIPLGIIPLTLQTFFVILAGGVLGSYFGGLSMIVYILLGLVGLPVFSRGQSGLGVLIGPTGGYLIGFVLCAILIGMIIKKYQKPGYMQYLIAMSLGTLMIYICGAAQLMLVAHMAPDTALLVGVLPFIPGDIIKVLVAAYIATRFRLSD
- a CDS encoding energy-coupling factor ABC transporter ATP-binding protein encodes the protein MIELKNVSVSYGSKEVLKDVSLEIKKGKVIAIMGPNASGKSTMIRLMNGLLLPGSGDCLVDGINTRDDMYYARRQVGMVFQDPEDQLVSRKVLDDVAFGPKNLGFSSFESLAVAIESLSLVGLEKMADKSVHDLSGGQKQLLSIAGVLAMNPSYIAMDEPTSLLDGEGTGLVREIIGKLKSGYRGIVLVTHDPAEALLADEIFVVDNGKIAMRGTPEEIFSRHEELESIGVDVPQMLRFSKRLKKLGADTGDLWSVEGAVREICHWS
- a CDS encoding energy-coupling factor ABC transporter ATP-binding protein, producing the protein MYSPGEPGEARALNNVTLKIGNGEFVMVAGRNGSGKTTLLKCMAGFLKPKKGSVTINGVSPERCRRKVAFAVQFPERALFERTLYDDVAFGIKNMGVDKSLIGEKVLRSIASVGLDERSLDISPKELSHGQKRLAAIACVIATEPEYLFLDEPTAGLDLKGKKQVLRTLMSLNDKGMTIVVASHGLAHMLGACSRAIVMDSGSIIADDMPDSLVRYDSLESMGLPLPDTVLLSRKLEKMGLEPGNAFTPEKLADNIFAQITGRAGK